In Thermithiobacillus tepidarius DSM 3134, the genomic window TGATCACTTCGATGCCGTCTAGGGTCTGGGCGAAGTGGTCGAGCAGCTGGCCCATGTGCTGCTGCTGGCTGCCGCCGCGCCGCCGCAGGCTCTCGCCGAAGCGGATCAGCGGATAGAGGGCGAGCGGCAGGGTCAGGAAGCTCACCAGCGCCAACTGCCAGTTCTGGTACAGGACCACGCCCATGAGAGCGATGATGGTGAAGCCCGACAAAAAGAAGCTGGCCAGCACGCTGAGGCCGCTTTGCAGCAATGTCAGGTCCAGGCTCATGCGCGACAGCACCTCGCCGCGCTTGACGCGCAGGTGCGTCTCCAAGGGCAGGCGCAGGGTATGGCTGTAGAGGGCTTCCTTGAGCTGCAGCAGGATGCGCTCCTCGATGCCCGCCATGATCATGTTCTGGGCGTAGTCGGCCAGTCCCTTGACCAGGTAGATGCCCAGCACGCCCAGCGGCAGATAGACCAGCATGCGCGCGTCGCGGGCGATGAAAATCTGGTCCAGCACGGGCTTGATCATGTAGGCGCCCAGTGCCGCAAAGCCGCCGGAGACGGCCATCAGCAGCACGGCCAGCACCAGTCGCCCGCGGTACGGCCGCAGGTAGCCGAGCAGGCGCCGGAAGACGGGGGAGCGGAAAGGGTTCAAGGAGGCGGTCTGGGAAGGCGGCGTCGCGGGCTGGTCCGGGACGTTCCGATCAGCCTGGCCCGATCAGCGTTCCAGCAGGTCGATCTTGTCCTTGACCTGGGCCCACTCGTCGGCATCCGGCAGGGCGTCCTTCTTTTGGATGATGGGCTTCCACTGCTTGGCCAGCTCCGCGTTGATGCCGAGGAAGACTTCCTGGCCTTCGGGCAGGTCGTCGTCGCGGTAAATGGCGTTGATGGGGCACTCGGGCTCGCACAGGGTGCAGTCGATGCACTCGTCGGGATCGATCACCAGGAAATTGGGGCCCTCACGGAAACAATCCACCGGGCACACGTCCACGCAATCGGTGTACTTGCACTTGATACAGGCTTCGGTGACCACGTACGTCATGAGATCCTCCAAAAACAGGGTGTGAATGCTGCGACAGGCGGCGCCCCGCGCAGGATGAGGCAAAGCTAAGCCTTTCGCAAGCTCCGATCAAGCCCTATAATTGTCATTTTCTGTCATGGGCCGTCCGGGCACGCCGCTGAAGATGCCACTGCCGGCGTTCAGCGTTTCGTTTGCCCGAGGCGATGAGAATGACAAGGATTTAGTTTATCCTCTTTTCCCGACCGGGGTCGACTGTCTCGCTCCCGAACCGCAACCCACAAAGGTGTTTCCATGCGTTCCGACACGATCAAGAAGGGCTTTGAACGTACCCCGCACCGCGCCCTCCTGAAGGCCTGCGGCCTCACCGATGCCGATATGGACAAGCCCTTCATCGGCGTCTGCAACTCCTACATCGACATCATCCCCGGCCACGTGCACCTGCAGGAGTTCGGGCGCATCGTCAAGGAAGAGATCCGCAAGGCCGGCGGCGTGCCCTTCGAGTTCAACACCATCGGCGTGGACGACGGCATCGTCATGGGCCACGACGGCATGCGCTACTCGCTGCCCAGCCGCGAGATCATCGCCGACTCCCTGGAAACGGTGGTGCGCGCCCATCACCTGGACGCCCTGATCTGCATTCCCAATTGCGACAAGATCGTGCCCGGCATGCTCATGGGCGCCATCCGCTGCGACGTGCCGACCGTCTTCGTGTCGGGCGGGCCGATGGAGGCCGGGCATCTGTCCGACGGCACGCCGGTCGACCTCGTGACCGCCTTCGAAGCCGTGGGCCAGTACAAGCTCGGCAAGATTACCGACCTGCGCCTGAAGGAGATCGAAGACAAGGCCTGTCCCACCTGCGGCTCCTGCTCCGGCATGTTCACGGCCAACTCCATGAACTGCCTGATGGAGGCCTTGGGCGTCGCATTGCCAGAAAACGGCACCATCCTGGCCACCAGCCCGCGCCGCCGCGATCTGGTGCGCCAGGCCGCTCAGCGCATCGTGGCGCTGGCCAAGGCCGGCGGCCCCACCATGCGCCAGTTGGTGGACTTCGAGGCCATCGACAACGCCTTCGTGCTGGACATGGCCATGGGCGGCTCCACCAATACCGTGCTGCACACGCTGGCCATCGCCCGCGAGGCGGGCATCGACTATCCCCTGGAGCGCCTGAACCAGTTGTCCGAGCAGGTGGCCTACCTGGCCAAGGTGTCGCCGGCGCTGTCCACCGTGCACATCGAGGACATCGGCCGGGCCGGCGGCATCAGCGCCATCATGCACGAGGTGCATCGCCGCAACCCCGAGGTGCTGCATCTCGACAAGATGACGGTGAGCGGCGAGACCCTGCGCGCCATCGTCGAGCGCGCCGAGGTCAAGGACGAGCAGATCATCCGGCGCGCGGAGAATCCCATCTCCGCCACCGGCGGCCTGCGGGTGCTCTTCGGCAACCTGGCGCCCGAGGGCTCCATTATCAAGGCCGGCGCGGTGGCGCCCAACATGCGCAAGTTCGCCGGGCCGGCGAAGATCTACGACAGCATGGAGTCGGCCAGCGAGGGCATCCTGGACGGCGAGGTCAATGCCGGGGATGTGGTGGTGATCCGCTATGAGGGCCCCAAGGGCGGCCCCGGCATGCCCGAGCAGCTGGCGCCGACCGCCAACATCATGGGCATGGGCTTGGGCGAGAGCGTGGCGCTCATCACCGACGGCCGCTTCAGCGGCGCCACCCGCGGCGCCTGCATCGGCCACGTCTCGCCGGAGGCGGCCGAGGGCGGTCCCATCGGCCTGCTCCGGGACGGCGACATCATCGAGATCGACATCGATGGCGGCAGCCTGAACGTGCGGCTCTCCGACGCCGAGCTCGCCGCTCGGCGCGAGACCTGGCAGCCGGTGGAAAAGCCGCTCAGCTCCTCATGGCTGCGCCGCTACCGCAAGCTGGTGACCAACGCCTCCAAGGGCGCGGTGCTGGAGAGCTGAATGCCGAACAGCAGCGGCCCCACTCGGCTGGGCGTCTATGTGGATGCCGAGAACATCAAGTGCAACGGTGGTTTCTCCCTGCGCTACGACGTGCTGCGGCGCTTCGCGGCACGGGAGCAGGCCAAGCTGCTGCGCCTGAACACCTACCTGGCCGTGGATCAGCAGCGCGGACGCGAGGACCCCGAGTATGGCGAGCGCATCCGCGGCTACCAGCAGGCGGTGCGCGATTCCGGGTGGAAGATCATCGAAAAGCCCGTGCGCTGGTACCAGAACGAGGACGGCACCTGGATCTCGAAGGCCAACGCCGATCTCGATCTGGCGGTCGACGCCATGCTGCAGTCGGATCGCCTGGACCAGGTTCTGCTGGTCACTGGCGACGGCGATTTCCTGCAGGTGGTCAAGGCGCTGCAGAACAAAGGCTGCCGGGTGGAACTGCTGGCTTTCAAGAACGTGTCCCGCGCCCTGCAGCATGAAGTGGACGCTTTTTATTCCGGCTATCTGATTCCCGGGCTCCTGCCCATGCGCGACGCGCGCATCCCGTGGGGCGAGCTCGGCTCCCGGGTGCGCGGTGTCTGCACCAGCTGGGAGGGCAGCCGCGGCTTCGGCTTTCTGCGCTTCCTGAAGGACATTACCGCGGAGATGTGGATCACCGACAGCCGCAACCCGGAATCGCCCTACCAGACCGCTTTCCTGCATCATTCCGATCTGCCCGGCCATCTGGACCCGGCGGACCTGCCCAGCCGCGACATAATTTTCGAGTTCGATCTGGAGCCGAGCGAGCGGGAGAAGGGCGGCTTCGTCGCCCGGCGCTGCGCCGTGGTGCACCGCTACGACGGCAAAGGCGACAGCCGCGGCGAGCGCAACGGCACGGATGCCGCGGAGCGCGGCCAGGAGAACGCGGGCAAGCCGACCGCCGTCTAGCGGCCCTGCCTCAATACCAGAGCGCCAGCAGGAGCACGCCCGCGCCGGCGCTCAGGGCCATGCTGCCCATGCCCCACAGGAGATAGGGCCGCAGCCGCCGGTCGCCGAGCCCCACTCCCAGCCCCGCCTTCACCAGCGTATTGCTGAGTCCCGCCAGCAGGGCGCCGCCCACCGCGACGCCCAGCACCAGACGCCCATTGATGCTCAGATCGGCCATGGACAAGGTGATGGCATCCACGTCGGCGATGCCGGAGGCCAGGGACAGGGCATAGACGCCCGCCTGTCCGTAGTAGTCGAGCGCCAGTTGCGCCGCGGCCAGGGTGATCGCGTAGATCGCCGCGAAGCTGAGCGCCTGGGTGAGCTCGAAGGGATTGCGCAGGGGCACGTCCGCGCTTTCCTGCACCTGATGCTGGGTGCGCCAGAAAAACAGCGCACCCAGCAGAGCGGCGGGCAGCACGAAGAGGGCCAGCACCTGCCCCATGCGCGGATTGATGGCCCAGGCCACCGCCGCCTGGCGCAGGAACATCATGGCGGAGGCGAGAATGATGCCGCTGGCCAGGCCGGCCGAAAACTGCGGGTTGCTCTTGCTGAGCCGGGCAAAGCTCATGGTCACCGCGGTGGAGCTGACCAGGCCGCCGAAGAGGGCGCTGATCAGCACGCCCTTGCGCGCGCCGAGGAGCTTGGCGCCGAAATAGCCCAGAAAAGACAATCCGGAGACCAGCACCACCATCAGCCAGATCTTGCGCGGATTGAACTGCAGAGCGGTGTAGTTCTGGTCCGGCAACAGGGGAAAGACCACCAGGGCCACCAGGGCGAAGCGGATGATGGCGGCCAGCTCCTCCCGGCCGATGTTGCGGGCGATGAAGCCGTGCAGCGGCTCCTTGCTGGCCAGCAGCAGGGTGACGATGACGGCGATGATCATGGCGGCCAGCAGGTAGCCGAAAGCCGTGAGCCCGCCCAGCAGGAAAGCCGCCAGGGCGGAGTACTCGGTGGTCAGGCCGAGAGAGGGCTTGCCGAAGTTGGCGAGCAGGTAGCTGCCCAGGAGCAGAAACCCGAAAAGCGCCAGGGTAGTCAGGAAGACCGGCAACGGAAACCAGTAGGCGCTGACGAAGCCGAGTACGGTGATGAGCGGAAAGGTGCGTACCCCGATGGGGCGCTCGTTCGCGGGATGCGGACTGGCTTCGCGCTCGAGGCCGATCAAAAGCCCGATGGCGAGCGCCACCAGGAAGGGAAAAACCCAGGCCGGCAGGAAATCGAATAGGGCCAGATCAGGCACGCGGACTCCGGGTGTCGTTCATGCGGATGCCTCCTGCCGCAAGGCTCAGGCCAGCGGCTTGACGAAAACCTTGCTGCGCCGCTGGAAGTTGTACAGTTGCTGGCGCGGCATGGGCAGGGCATCGATGTCGGCGGGCTGGAAGCCCCGTTCCGCGAACCAGTGCGCGGTCTGGGTGGTGAGGACGAAGAGCCCGCGCAGGCCCTGCTGGCGGGCCTTCTGCACGATGTACTGCAATACCTGGTCGCCGCGTCCCTGGCGGCGGTAGTCGGGGTGGACCGCCAGACAGGCCAGCTCGCCCAAGCCGTCCGCCGCATAGGGGAAGAGGGCGGCGCAGGCGATCACCTGGCCGTCGCGCTCCACCACCACGAAGTGCCCGATCTCCATCTCCAGCAGTTCGCGGCTGCGCTTGACCAGCACGCCGGCCGCCTCCAGCGGCTCGATCAGCTCGATGATGCCGCCCACGTCGTGGATGGTGGCCGGGCGGATGTTCTCGAAGGGGTCGCTGGAGATGAGGGTGCCGCAACCGTCGCGGCTGAAGAGTTCCAGCAGCAGGGCGCCGTCCAGCAGGCGGCTGATGAGGTGCACCCGCGGCACGCCCCCGGCACAGGCGCGCAGGGCGCTGTGCAGGTGCTGCTTCAGATCGTCCGGCAATGCCGGGTGCCGGTCGAGATAGCCCTGGGTTTCGGAGATGGTGAGCTGGCGCAGGATGCCGCCGGCATCGTCGGGCAGGCCGCTGTGCTCGGTGAGGAAGATGAGCTTGGCCGCGTTCAGCGCCAGCGCCGCCTCGGTCGCCAGCTCCTCGGCGTTGATGTTGAAGATCTCGCCGGTCGGAGAGTAGCCGATGGGAGAGAGCAGCACGATCTCGTCCAGGTCCAGGTGATGCTGCACCGCCGGCGCGTCCACGCGCCGCACCCTGCCGGTGTGCTGGAAATCCACGCCGTCCAGCACGCCCAGCGGCTGAGCGAGCACGAAGTTGCCGCCGCTGATGCGCACCCGTGCGCCTTCCATGGGCGAGTTAGCCAGGCCCTGGGACAGGGCCGCCTCCACCTCCAGGCGCACTTGGCCCACCGCCGCCTTGACGTGCGGCAGGACGGCCAATTCCGTGATCCGGCGACCGCCCACGCGCTGGCTGCTCAGCCCCGCCTGGGCCAGCAGGGCATCGATCTGGCCGGCGGCGCCGTGCACCAGCACCACGTTGATGCCCAGGCTGTTCAGCAGAGCCAGGTCGTGGGCCAGCCGGTGCATGTGGCCGTCCGCCACTACCTCGCCGCCGAAGGCGATGACGAAGGTCTGGCGGCGGAAGCGGTGGATGTAGGGAGAGGATTCCCGGAACCAGTGAACGAAGTTGTGAAGATCCTTGGTGGGCATCTAGCGGGTCTCACCTGTGTCGTTGTCGTTGTTCAGGCAAAAGCGGCGAATCAGCGCCTGCAGCAGCGCGACGGTGGGCCGCACCCGCGCCAGCTCCAGATACTCGTCGGGCTGATGGGCGCAGGCGATGTCGCCCGGCCCCAGGATCACGGTGTCCATGCCCAATCGCTGCAGATAGGGCCCTTCGGTGCCGAAGGCCACCGCCTCGGCGGCGTGGCCCGTGAGGCGCTCCGCCGCCTGCACGATGGGCGCGGCGGCCGGGGTATCCAGCGGCGGATTGCCGGCGAAGAGCGGCTGGCAGAGCAGGGTCAGGCCGCTGTCCGCCACGGCTTGGCGCGCCGTGGCGTAGAGCTCCTCGCGCAGGGCGTCCATGTCCATGCCCGGCAACGGGCGCAGGTCGATGTGCAGCTCGCACTCGCCGCAGATGCGGTTGGGGCTGTCGCCGCCGTGGATGTGGCCCAGGTTCAGGGTGGGGTGGGCCACTTCGAAAAGCGGATTCCGGTGGCGCTGAGCCAGCTCCGCGCGCCATGCCATCAGGGCGCCCATCAGCCGCTGCATGCCGTCCAGGGCATTGTTGCCGAGCGCCGGATTGCTGGAATGGCCGCTGCGGCCGATCAGGCGCAGGGATTCCATCATGATGCCCTTGTGCAGGCGCACCGGCCGCAAGCCGGTGGGCTCGCCGATCACCGCATGGCGTGCCCGGGGCCGGCCCAGGGCCTGCAGGGTGCGGGCGCCAGCCATGCTGGATTCCTCGTCGGCGGTGGCCAGGACGATGAGGGGCTGACGCAGGTCGGCGGCGCGCAGGTCGCGGACCGCCTCGATCACCAGGGGAAAAAAACCCTTCATGTCGGCCACGCCCATGCCGTACCAGCGGCCGTCGGCCTCGGTCAGGCGCAGCGGGTCCGTGCGCCAGCGATCCACGTCAAAGGGCACCGTGTCCGTGTGTCCGGCCAGCACGAGGCCGCCGGGCCCGCTGCCCAGGGTGGCGATCAGGTTGAGCTTGTCCGGCTGTCCGGTGCAGGGCACCTGCTCCACGGCGAAGCCCAGATCCTCGAACCAGGCGGCCAGCAGCTCGATGACCCCGGCGTTGGACTGGTCCCAGTGGGGCTCCGGACTGCTGACCGAAGGGCTGGCGACCAGGGCCGCCAGCATCTCGCCCACGGACAGGGCAGGCAGGCTAGTCGCCACGCCGCGCCTCCGCCTCGGCGGGGGTCAGGGTGGTCATGGCCAGGGCATGGATCTCCTGCTGCATGGGCGCCAGGGCCTGGTAGACCAGCCGGTGGCGCGCCACCGGGTTGAGCCCTTCGAAGCGGGCGGAGACGAGGTGCAGCTGATAGTGGCCGCCGCCGCGTTCACGCACGCCGGCATGGCCGGCATGCTTGTGGCTCTCGTCCACGATGCTCAGCTCCAGCGGCTGCAGCGTCTCACGGAGCAGTTGTTCCATGCGCGCCGTGGCCGACAGACCGGCGCTGCTCATGGCAGCACCTTCTTGAAGGGCTGCACGCTGACCTCGGCGTAGACGCCGCGGGCCAGGTAGGGATCGGCGGCGGCCCAGGCCTGGGCGTCATCCAGGCTGTCGAACTCCGCCACGATCAGGCTGCCGCGGAAGCCGGCGCTGCCGGGGTCCTCGGCGTCGACGGCCGGCAGGGGGCCGGCCAGCAGCAGACGGCCGGCTTCGTTCAGCTGATGCAGGCGCGCCAGGTGATCGGGTCGCGCCGCCTGGCGCAAGGGCAGGGAATCGGCATTGTCCTTGGCGATGATGGCATAGTACATGTCAGGGCTCCCTCTGCTTGGTCTGGTGGTCGGCGTCGGCGCCGAGCTTGACGTGCTCGTGGGCTTCCGCCGCGCGGGCGATCAGCACGCCCTGGAAGAGCATGAAGGCGAGCGTGATGCCCAGGAGGCCGAAGAGCTTGAA contains:
- the ilvD gene encoding dihydroxy-acid dehydratase, with amino-acid sequence MRSDTIKKGFERTPHRALLKACGLTDADMDKPFIGVCNSYIDIIPGHVHLQEFGRIVKEEIRKAGGVPFEFNTIGVDDGIVMGHDGMRYSLPSREIIADSLETVVRAHHLDALICIPNCDKIVPGMLMGAIRCDVPTVFVSGGPMEAGHLSDGTPVDLVTAFEAVGQYKLGKITDLRLKEIEDKACPTCGSCSGMFTANSMNCLMEALGVALPENGTILATSPRRRDLVRQAAQRIVALAKAGGPTMRQLVDFEAIDNAFVLDMAMGGSTNTVLHTLAIAREAGIDYPLERLNQLSEQVAYLAKVSPALSTVHIEDIGRAGGISAIMHEVHRRNPEVLHLDKMTVSGETLRAIVERAEVKDEQIIRRAENPISATGGLRVLFGNLAPEGSIIKAGAVAPNMRKFAGPAKIYDSMESASEGILDGEVNAGDVVVIRYEGPKGGPGMPEQLAPTANIMGMGLGESVALITDGRFSGATRGACIGHVSPEAAEGGPIGLLRDGDIIEIDIDGGSLNVRLSDAELAARRETWQPVEKPLSSSWLRRYRKLVTNASKGAVLES
- a CDS encoding BolA family protein codes for the protein MSSAGLSATARMEQLLRETLQPLELSIVDESHKHAGHAGVRERGGGHYQLHLVSARFEGLNPVARHRLVYQALAPMQQEIHALAMTTLTPAEAEARRGD
- a CDS encoding LabA-like NYN domain-containing protein — protein: MPNSSGPTRLGVYVDAENIKCNGGFSLRYDVLRRFAAREQAKLLRLNTYLAVDQQRGREDPEYGERIRGYQQAVRDSGWKIIEKPVRWYQNEDGTWISKANADLDLAVDAMLQSDRLDQVLLVTGDGDFLQVVKALQNKGCRVELLAFKNVSRALQHEVDAFYSGYLIPGLLPMRDARIPWGELGSRVRGVCTSWEGSRGFGFLRFLKDITAEMWITDSRNPESPYQTAFLHHSDLPGHLDPADLPSRDIIFEFDLEPSEREKGGFVARRCAVVHRYDGKGDSRGERNGTDAAERGQENAGKPTAV
- the argA gene encoding amino-acid N-acetyltransferase encodes the protein MPTKDLHNFVHWFRESSPYIHRFRRQTFVIAFGGEVVADGHMHRLAHDLALLNSLGINVVLVHGAAGQIDALLAQAGLSSQRVGGRRITELAVLPHVKAAVGQVRLEVEAALSQGLANSPMEGARVRISGGNFVLAQPLGVLDGVDFQHTGRVRRVDAPAVQHHLDLDEIVLLSPIGYSPTGEIFNINAEELATEAALALNAAKLIFLTEHSGLPDDAGGILRQLTISETQGYLDRHPALPDDLKQHLHSALRACAGGVPRVHLISRLLDGALLLELFSRDGCGTLISSDPFENIRPATIHDVGGIIELIEPLEAAGVLVKRSRELLEMEIGHFVVVERDGQVIACAALFPYAADGLGELACLAVHPDYRRQGRGDQVLQYIVQKARQQGLRGLFVLTTQTAHWFAERGFQPADIDALPMPRQQLYNFQRRSKVFVKPLA
- the argE gene encoding acetylornithine deacetylase; this translates as MATSLPALSVGEMLAALVASPSVSSPEPHWDQSNAGVIELLAAWFEDLGFAVEQVPCTGQPDKLNLIATLGSGPGGLVLAGHTDTVPFDVDRWRTDPLRLTEADGRWYGMGVADMKGFFPLVIEAVRDLRAADLRQPLIVLATADEESSMAGARTLQALGRPRARHAVIGEPTGLRPVRLHKGIMMESLRLIGRSGHSSNPALGNNALDGMQRLMGALMAWRAELAQRHRNPLFEVAHPTLNLGHIHGGDSPNRICGECELHIDLRPLPGMDMDALREELYATARQAVADSGLTLLCQPLFAGNPPLDTPAAAPIVQAAERLTGHAAEAVAFGTEGPYLQRLGMDTVILGPGDIACAHQPDEYLELARVRPTVALLQALIRRFCLNNDNDTGETR
- a CDS encoding YciI family protein; its protein translation is MYYAIIAKDNADSLPLRQAARPDHLARLHQLNEAGRLLLAGPLPAVDAEDPGSAGFRGSLIVAEFDSLDDAQAWAAADPYLARGVYAEVSVQPFKKVLP
- a CDS encoding MgtC/SapB family protein; its protein translation is MPDLALFDFLPAWVFPFLVALAIGLLIGLEREASPHPANERPIGVRTFPLITVLGFVSAYWFPLPVFLTTLALFGFLLLGSYLLANFGKPSLGLTTEYSALAAFLLGGLTAFGYLLAAMIIAVIVTLLLASKEPLHGFIARNIGREELAAIIRFALVALVVFPLLPDQNYTALQFNPRKIWLMVVLVSGLSFLGYFGAKLLGARKGVLISALFGGLVSSTAVTMSFARLSKSNPQFSAGLASGIILASAMMFLRQAAVAWAINPRMGQVLALFVLPAALLGALFFWRTQHQVQESADVPLRNPFELTQALSFAAIYAITLAAAQLALDYYGQAGVYALSLASGIADVDAITLSMADLSINGRLVLGVAVGGALLAGLSNTLVKAGLGVGLGDRRLRPYLLWGMGSMALSAGAGVLLLALWY
- the fdxA gene encoding ferredoxin FdxA; the encoded protein is MTYVVTEACIKCKYTDCVDVCPVDCFREGPNFLVIDPDECIDCTLCEPECPINAIYRDDDLPEGQEVFLGINAELAKQWKPIIQKKDALPDADEWAQVKDKIDLLER